Proteins encoded by one window of Pseudomonas sp. PSKL.D1:
- the msrQ gene encoding protein-methionine-sulfoxide reductase heme-binding subunit MsrQ, with amino-acid sequence MRYPWFRLAIFVVGCLFPVWWLYEAAMNMLGPDPGKIMMDRLGLGALIFLLVTLSMTPLQRLTGWSGWVAVRRQLGLWCFAYIVLHLLCYLFFILGLDWGQFGVELRKRPYIIVGALGFLGLLALALTSNRFSQRRLGARWKKLHRFVYVILGLGLLHFLWIVRSDLREWMIYASVGALLMLLRVPVIARALPRLRGQGRAL; translated from the coding sequence ATGCGTTATCCCTGGTTCCGATTGGCCATTTTCGTCGTGGGTTGCCTGTTTCCGGTGTGGTGGTTGTATGAAGCAGCGATGAACATGCTGGGGCCAGACCCAGGGAAGATCATGATGGATCGCCTGGGGCTGGGGGCGTTGATATTTCTTCTGGTGACCTTGAGCATGACCCCCCTGCAGCGGCTGACAGGGTGGTCGGGCTGGGTGGCAGTGCGGCGCCAGCTGGGGTTGTGGTGCTTCGCCTACATCGTGTTGCACTTGCTGTGCTACCTGTTCTTTATCCTCGGTTTGGATTGGGGGCAGTTTGGTGTCGAGCTGCGCAAGCGGCCTTACATTATTGTGGGGGCGCTAGGCTTCCTTGGGTTGCTGGCGCTGGCGCTGACCTCCAATCGCTTCAGCCAGCGTCGGCTGGGTGCGCGCTGGAAGAAGCTGCACAGGTTTGTGTATGTGATCCTTGGGTTGGGGTTGCTGCACTTTCTGTGGATTGTCCGCTCCGACCTCAGAGAGTGGATGATCTATGCATCGGTTGGGGCATTGCTGATGCTGCTTCGTGTTCCGGTGATAGCGCGCGCGCTTCCTCGTCTGCGCGGGCAGGGCAGGGCACTTTGA